The DNA segment TATTCAGAGGAACCGATGTCCCGAAAGGTATTGTAGCCGGGATTGTGAATTTCGGGGTTTTCAGCCATATATTCGCTGAAATAATTCAGATACACTGCGCTTTTCCATGTTACGTCCTTGCCATAATAGGGTGGTTCACCGTTTGCCGTGAGTTGTTCTATGAGAGCGGTGTCGCCGTTATTTTTAGCGATCTCCATTGCCTTTGCGTAATCCATCCGCTCGGTTTCGGCGAAATCCACCATTTGCCCTGTTCCGATCAATGCATGATAAGACTCCGGGTACTTATCAACAAGGAAAACCCCCAAAGCGCTGCCCCAAGATTCACCCACCAGATAAATTTTTTTCTGCGAAAAGCGCTCTTTTAGGTACTCCGTCAAAGCGTGACCATCCTGAATATAGGTTTGGACAGTAATATTTTCAATTTTTTCTGCATAATAAGACTTTCCGGAACCGGGCTGATCCCAGTTGACAACAACAAAATGCTTCTCCAACTCTGCCAGTTCATGCCGCACCGCCGCCATCTGCGTACCGCCGGGACCGCCCGCCAAAAAGAGCAGAACGGGCGCGGTTTTGTTCCAACCTCTCAGGCTGATCCACTGCTTCCTGCCGTTCAGTTCAAGTTCTCTAAGCTCCGCAATGCTGTTTTTGGGCGTGTTTCCGCTTTCATCAACAATACGTGGAGTGGAAGCAGTGAACTGTGAAAGGGTAATTAACCCCACGTTCAATATCATCGCCATGAAAAAGAATATCGCCGTTTTTTTCAAGCAAATAAGCTGCTTTAAATTCGTCTTTTTTCTTATGCGTGCAATGACACAATAAGCTGACAGGAGCAAAATACCTGCGAGTGCAACGACCGACAAAACGGTTAAAATGAATAATAGAACTATTTGAATCATAGTAAACCTCTATTATAGTTTAATGTATACACTTTCAAGAGCGTTACCCATCATCGGAATATCGGTGATGCGGCTATCCTTGGGGAATAGCCTGTTTTGCTCGAAAAGGCGTTTGATAACACTTATTTTTTCCGTTTCATTCTGTGCCAACCAAGAACCACTTCGGATTAACAGCTGTTAATCTTGTTAGCGCCGATACTTGGGCGTTAAGACTTTTCAACTGATCAGCACTGTTTGTACTAGTAAATCCCAACTCGTTTCTCTCTCTTCGGAGGTAATGGTGGGATATAGTGAATTGTTTTATTACCAGCCACAACAAAACCTGGTTTCAAAAACATACTCATACTTACTAAAAGTAATGTATTCATATGTTTTCCACCTACCCGACTAAGTAGGCGGCAGTGTCACAGGATTCAACTGCTAGGCCATAGGTTCTCGCCTATGTTCCGGGTGGATCACGCTTTTAGGCTCACCGCCGTTGCCTGAAAGCAAACGTACTGCCCGGAGAAGGTGTTACCTCCGCCTGGATTCTAACTTGTGGCAACGGCCTTTCACAACGTGTACCGTGCCACCCGCAAAATTTATAGCAAAGGTGTTAACCTATTCCTAACACGTTTTTCCGGTGCTCTGGCCATGAAACCAGGCTTTTCACCTTCCTTTTGGTTAGTTTTTCAATCTTGGCCAGGACAGCCTTTTTGACTGCCGACCACTGTTTCCAATTGTTTATCTTACATAACCTGCCGATTCGTGGCCGGATATGCCGTACATGTGCTGGTATTTTAAGATACCAATAATAGAAGTAAAGTCTGGTTTAACCTTTATTACCGGTACTCCTTCACGAGTGGCGCAACGGTCAAGATGCTCTAAAAATTTGGACCAGATAAATCGTGACTCATCCGGTTAAATTTGGACGTTACGGATTTGTCGTTTTTAAACTTTAAATCCTCCACCGCTAGGGCATAGCCCGTTTCTTTGACCGGGGTAACTATTTGTTTGGCTTTTTCTCCGGTCAAGTTGGTTCTCCGGTTACTTCTGGCGTATGTCCACTGGCCTTCACTTAACCACCGGCTGCCGCGGTATTGTCTCAGGTAGTCCACGATGGCTATGCCCAACCCGTCCGGGTTGGTGTCTATGCCTATTACACCGTGGGTTTGATAGGAAACCGGGGGTTCTTCTTCGATGGTGATATGGATGTGATATTTTTCGTTTTTGCGCAGGATTTCT comes from the Desulfolucanica intricata genome and includes:
- a CDS encoding alpha/beta fold hydrolase; translation: MIQIVLLFILTVLSVVALAGILLLSAYCVIARIRKKTNLKQLICLKKTAIFFFMAMILNVGLITLSQFTASTPRIVDESGNTPKNSIAELRELELNGRKQWISLRGWNKTAPVLLFLAGGPGGTQMAAVRHELAELEKHFVVVNWDQPGSGKSYYAEKIENITVQTYIQDGHALTEYLKERFSQKKIYLVGESWGSALGVFLVDKYPESYHALIGTGQMVDFAETERMDYAKAMEIAKNNGDTALIEQLTANGEPPYYGKDVTWKSAVYLNYFSEYMAENPEIHNPGYNTFRDIGSSEYGLLDKINYARGIINTFGHVYQQLYDIDLRSDYTKLDVPVYFFLGRHDINAPTVLVEEYVQALDAPDKGIVWFEHSGHSPWINERAKFIREVLSCFSEN